One Skermanella pratensis genomic window, GCGCGTCCGAGCGGGAGCGGCTGATGGTGGCGGCCCTCGATGCCTGGGGCTCGGGCGCCGGCGACCGGGCGCTCCATCTGCACCGGCGAATCGCCCGGGACTGGCCGCGCGACCTGCTCAACCTGAAGCTTGCCCAGGTCCACCAGCTCAACCGCGGCGACCGGGCGGGGATGCGGGAACTGGCGGAGGCCGCCCTGCCGCATGGCTGGCGGGTCAGCTACGCCTGGGGCCTGCTGGCCTTCGCCCTGGAGCAGGCGGGGGCGCTGGATGCCGCCGAGGATGCCGGCCGCCGGGCGGTCGCGATGAACCCGGACGACCCTTGGGGCCAGCACGCCGTGGCGCACGTGCTTGAGGCGCGCGGCGATCCCGCCGCCGGGCTGGCGTTCCTCGGTCCGCTGTCCGGCACCTGGGAGCGCTGCTCCAGCTTCATGTATACCCACAACTGGTGGCACACCGCCCTGTTCCGCCTGGACATGGACGAGGCGGCCGCCGCCCTGGCCCTGTTCGACGGACGGGTGTGGGGCGTGCGCAAGACCTATGTCCAGGATCAGGTCAACGCCGTGTCCCTGCTGTCGCGCCTGGAACTGCGCGGCATCGATGTCGGGGGCCGGTGGTCGGACGTGGCGGCCCATGTCCGTCCGCGGATCGGCGACCGGCAGAACGGATTCCTGGACCTGCATTACCTCTACGCCCTGGCGCGGGCGGGCGAGGAGGAGGCGGCGGCGAGCCTGCTGGCGGGGATCGAGGCTTTCGCCCGGTCCGGTCCGGCGCCCAGCCGCCCGGTCTGGGGCGAGGTGGCCTTGCCCGCCGCCCGCGCCCTGGCGGCCCATGCCGGCGGCCGGTTCGCCGAGGCCGCCGCGACCCTGGGACCGCTGCTGCCGAGGCTGTACCTGCTGGGCGGCAGCACCGCGCAGCAGACCTGGTTCCACCGTCTCCACCACGATGCCCGGATGCGTGCCGCCGGCGAGTCGCTTGCCCGGACAGGGGCCTGCGCATGAGGTGCCGCTCGCTGTTCCGCGCCGCCGGCCTAATCGCCGTCGCCTTCGGCATGGCCGGGTGCGGCGTTCCCGGACCGGCGACGCCGGCGGCGGCGATGGACCCCCTGCGCCGCAGCCTGTCCCTCGACGGCCTTGCGGATGGAGGGGCGCCGGTGACGGTCAGCTACCTGACGGCGGGCGACCCCTCGGGAATCCGGCTGATCCTGGTCCACGGCACGCCGGGCGCCGCCGACGGCTGGGCCGACTTCCTGGCCGATCCGCCGCCGGGGGTCGAGGTGGTGGCGCTGGACCGGCCGGGCTTCGGGGACAGCGGGCCGGAAGGCGCGGTGACCGCCCTCGACGGCCAGGCCGACGCCGTCGCGGCGCTGCTGCCGGACGA contains:
- a CDS encoding tetratricopeptide repeat protein, which translates into the protein MPIRRDRYGLAVTTEFPATVEAIDRFTGEVLSHGRDAGLLLAAAEADPGCALLQAYAGALYLFLQTSEGMAKAAPFLERARALVRGASERERLMVAALDAWGSGAGDRALHLHRRIARDWPRDLLNLKLAQVHQLNRGDRAGMRELAEAALPHGWRVSYAWGLLAFALEQAGALDAAEDAGRRAVAMNPDDPWGQHAVAHVLEARGDPAAGLAFLGPLSGTWERCSSFMYTHNWWHTALFRLDMDEAAAALALFDGRVWGVRKTYVQDQVNAVSLLSRLELRGIDVGGRWSDVAAHVRPRIGDRQNGFLDLHYLYALARAGEEEAAASLLAGIEAFARSGPAPSRPVWGEVALPAARALAAHAGGRFAEAAATLGPLLPRLYLLGGSTAQQTWFHRLHHDARMRAAGESLARTGACA